A region of the Pseudomonas sp. A34-9 genome:
ATGCAAACGCTCCTGAAACAGTTTTGGATAAGTCATGGTGGTGGCGTTGAACACGACGCCGCCCGTGGCCGTGGCCAGCGCCAGCACGCCGAACACCATGACCATCGAAATACGCTGACCGGCGGCACCTTTGAGGGGTGTGTGCGGGCGCTTCGGAATGGGTTCTTCGCGCACCTGCAAGGCGAAGCCAACTCCCAGCACAATCGCCACTGCACCCGGCATCAGAAACGCCGAGCGCCAACCGAATTGCGCCACCAACAACCCCGTGATCAACGCAGAAAACGCCACGCCAAGATTGCCCCACATGCCGTTGATACCGATTTCCCGGCCACGGTTTTGTGCGTAGGCCACCAGCATCGCCGTACCAACCGGGTGATAAATCGCCGCAAAAATACCGATCAGGGTCAGGCCGACAACCAGCATGGTCGGACTGCTGCTCAGGCCGGTAAAGATCGCCGAGGCACCGATACCGAAGAAAAACACCAGCATCATCTGTCGCCGACTCCAGTGATCGCCCAGCCAACCTGCGGGCAGTGAACAGGCGCCGAAGGCAATGAAACCGCCCAGCGACAGACCGATCAGCGTGGCGTAATCGAGGCCGAAAGCCTGCGTCATGCCGAGCACGGCGGCGGGAAAAATCAGCATGAACATGTGATCGATCACATGGGCGGCGTTGATGTAGCGAATGACATTTGTCGATTGAGTCATGGCGGCACGCTTTACGTTGTTGTGTGACGCTTATGCTAAGTTGGCCATAAAGCGCATTCCTGCCAAGCAAGTCATCAAATCAGACATGTTGATCAGCCACTTCGAACACGGCCCGGTGAGCGCCTACCCCCGGGATTACCTGGATGGCGCGCACCAGCCGCTGCACCTGCATCGCGAGGCGCAGCTGTTGTATGCCGTCAGTGGGATCATGCGCGTGGTCACGCAATCGGGGGCGTGGGTGATCCCGCCAAGCCGCGCCGTCTGGATTCCGCCAGAAGTGGCACACGAGATTTTCATGAGCGGCGATGTGCAGATGCGCTCGCTGTTCATCGCACCAGAACTATCACCCGCCAGCCTGCAACAGTGCTGCGTACTGGCCGTGACGCCGCTGCTGCGCGAGCTGATCCTGCGTGCCGTGCAAGGGCCGCCACATGCCGACAATCCGTTGATCCAGCAACTGATGCTCGAAGAACTTGCCGGTCTGGAAAACCTGCCGCTGCACATTCCGATGCCCGCTGACCGGCGCCTGCAAAACATCTGTCTGGCGCTGCTGCACACGCCCGATCACCCCAATACCCTGGAAGACTGGGCGCAGCAGGTTGGCGCCAGCTCACGCACGTTGGCGCGACTGTTCCAGCAACAATTGCAGATGAGTTTCAACGCCTGGCGCCAGCAACTGCGCCTGATGGAAGCCCTGCCGCGCCTGCTCGCCGGGGACAGCGTGCAGCGCGTGGCGCGGGATTTGGGTTACGGCAGCGCGCGGGCGTTCAGTGCGATGTTCCGCCGTTTGCTCGGCGAGAATCCCCGCGACTACCTGAACAACCTGGGCAAGCTCAGCGAACTCGTGTAGGCGCTGTCGAGTGAAACGAGGCTGCGATCTTTTGACGTTGTTTTTAAGATCAAGATCAAAAGATCGCAGCCTTCGGCAGCTCCTACATGGTGAGATCAGTGCATCTCGGTGAACGCGAGTTTCACGCCGATGGCAATCAGCACCGCGCCCATGGTGCGGTCGAACCAATGGCCCATGCGGGCGAAACCGGCCCGCACGCGCTGCTGACTGAACAGCATAGCCACCAGGCAAAACCACAGGGCGGTGGCAACGGCGAGGTAAACGCCATAACCCGCCTGCACCGACAACGGCGTATGCGGGTTGATCACCACCGTGAACAGCGACAGGAAGAACAGCGTGGCTTTGGGATTGAGACCATTGGTCACGAAGCCCGACGTGAACGCGCCGCGAGCCGTGCGTACGCCGGCCTCTTTATGTAGATCATCGGTCACCGTTTTCGCCGGTTGCGCACGTAGTGCCTTGAAGCCGATGTACAGCAAGTAAGCGGCAGCCGCCCATTTCAACGCGTTGAACAGCACGATCGACTGCGACACGATCAGGCCGATGCCGAGCAGCGAATAACCGACATGCAGGAAAATCGCCGTGCCCACACCCAGCGCGGTCCAGGTGCCAGCGCGGCGACCGTGGGTCACGCTCTCGCGCACCACCACGGCAAAGTCCGGGCCGGGGCTGGCGACGGCCAGCAAGTGGATCAGTGCAACGGTCAAGAACTCGGTCCAGTACATGGGGGCTCCTTTCGGCCAAGCGTATCAATTTGTTTCATCTGGTAGGCTCGGCAGATTACGCCCAACGCTCACAGCACAAAAGGTACAGTTGATGACGAACACGCGCCGCGCGGTATTCCTTGATCACCCTTCGCTGGATCTCGGCGACCTCGACCTCAGTCCGTTGCGCGAGTGTTTCAGCGATCTGCAGCTGTTCGCCCAGACCTTGCCCGGGCAAGTCGCCGAACGCCTGCAAGGTGCTACCGTAGCGATCAGCAACAAGATCCTGATCGACGCCGCCGCGATGGCCGCCAACCCCGATCTGAAACTGATCCTGATCACCGCCACCGGCACCAACAACGTCGACCTTGCTGCCGCCCGCGCTCAGGGCATCACCGTGTGCAACTGCCAGGGTTACGGCACGCCGTCGGTGGCGCAACACACGATCATGCTGTTGCTCAACCTCGCCACGCGTCTGGCCGATTATCAGACAGCCGTTGGCGAAGGTCGCTGGCAGCAGGCCAAACAGTTCTGCCTGCTCGACTACCCAATCGTTGAGCTGGAAGGCAAAACCCTCGGTTTGCTGGGTCATGGCGAACTCGGCGGTGCTGTGGCGCGGTTGGCCGAAGCGTTTGGCATGCGCGTATTGCTCGGACAGATTCCGGGGCGCCCTGCCCGCCCGGATCGCTTGCCACTGGCTGAGCTGCTGCCGCAGATCGACGCCCTCACCCTGCACTGCCCGCTCAACGAAGACACCCGCCACTTCATTGGTGCCCGCGAACTGGCGTCGATGAAACCCGGTGCATTCGTGGTCAACACGGCACGCGGCGGACTGATCGACGAGCAGGCGCTCGCCGATGCCTTGCGCAACGGTCACCTTGGCGGCGCGGCCACCGATGTGCTGAGTGTCGAGCCACCGACTCAAGGCAATCCGCTGCTGGCCGCCGACATCCCGCGCCTCATCGTCACCCCGCACAATGCTTGGGGCAGTGTTGAAGCGCGGCAACGTATCGTCGGCCAATTGCGCGAAAACGCCCAGGCGTTCTTCAGCGGTAAGGCGCTGCGGGTCGTCAGTTGATAAACTGCGGCACTTTTTTTTGAGGAGCAGTTATGGATCCGCGCAGTGAAGTACTGCTTCGTCAGCCCGAGTGGTTTCAAGGTTCGTTGTTGCTGGCTGGTTTGCCTGCCGACGATTTGCTCGGGCGCCTGCCCAATGCATTCGGCTGGTGCTGGCATGCCGGCGATCAAGCCGCGCTGGACGCTCGTTTCGAAGGTCGTAGTGATTTTGGCGTGAACGTCCCGCAGCGTGAGTTCGACAGCGCCGTGGTGTTTTTGCCCAAGTCCAAGGATCTGACCGACTACATCCTCAACGCCGTAGCTTCGCGCCTGGCCGGGCGTGAGGTGTTTCTCGTCGGCGAAAAACGCAGCGGCATCGAAGGCGCGTCCAAGCAACTCAACCCTTTCGGCAAGCCACGCAAGCTCGACAGCGCGCGCCATTGCCAGCTCTGGCAAGTCACCGTGGCCAATGCGCCTGAAGCGAAATCTTTGGAAAGCCTGGCGCAGACGTATGAATTGCCTTTGGCCGAGGGTCCGTTGAAAGTCATCAGCCTGCCGGGGGTATTCAGCCACGGTCGCCTGGACCGAGGCAGCGCCCTGCTGCTGGAGCATCTGGACAAACTGCCCAGTGGCCACTTGCTCGACTTCGGTTGCGGCGCGGGCGTGTTGGGCGCTGCGGTCAAACGTCGCTACCCACACAATCAGGTCACGTTGCTGGACGTCGATGCGTTCGCCGCCGCCAGCAGCCGCCTGACCCTGGCGGCCAATGGTCTGGAAGCCGAAGTGCTGACCGGTGACGGTATCGATGCGGCACCGATGGGTTTGAGCGCGATTCTAAGCAACCCGCCGTTCCATGTCGGCGTGCACACCGACTATTTCGCCACCGAGAACTTGCTGCGAAAAGCAGCGAAACACCTGAAAAACGGCGGCGAACTGCGGCTGGTGGCGAACAGCTTCCTGAAGTATCAACCGCTGATCGAGGA
Encoded here:
- a CDS encoding MFS transporter, producing the protein MTQSTNVIRYINAAHVIDHMFMLIFPAAVLGMTQAFGLDYATLIGLSLGGFIAFGACSLPAGWLGDHWSRRQMMLVFFFGIGASAIFTGLSSSPTMLVVGLTLIGIFAAIYHPVGTAMLVAYAQNRGREIGINGMWGNLGVAFSALITGLLVAQFGWRSAFLMPGAVAIVLGVGFALQVREEPIPKRPHTPLKGAAGQRISMVMVFGVLALATATGGVVFNATTMTYPKLFQERLHELFASPQTLGVVVSLAYAFGAVAQLSIGRVLHRLSLKWPFIVLTLCQAPLLLALAYADGWAVIALGAAFMFVVFGQVTVNDAMVANFVAPQWQSRVFALRYCLSFGASATAIPLISYVEPRHGFVGLYLILAGFGALTFLAAVVFPRTPSEEAVGQTA
- a CDS encoding helix-turn-helix transcriptional regulator, translated to MLISHFEHGPVSAYPRDYLDGAHQPLHLHREAQLLYAVSGIMRVVTQSGAWVIPPSRAVWIPPEVAHEIFMSGDVQMRSLFIAPELSPASLQQCCVLAVTPLLRELILRAVQGPPHADNPLIQQLMLEELAGLENLPLHIPMPADRRLQNICLALLHTPDHPNTLEDWAQQVGASSRTLARLFQQQLQMSFNAWRQQLRLMEALPRLLAGDSVQRVARDLGYGSARAFSAMFRRLLGENPRDYLNNLGKLSELV
- a CDS encoding LysE family transporter is translated as MYWTEFLTVALIHLLAVASPGPDFAVVVRESVTHGRRAGTWTALGVGTAIFLHVGYSLLGIGLIVSQSIVLFNALKWAAAAYLLYIGFKALRAQPAKTVTDDLHKEAGVRTARGAFTSGFVTNGLNPKATLFFLSLFTVVINPHTPLSVQAGYGVYLAVATALWFCLVAMLFSQQRVRAGFARMGHWFDRTMGAVLIAIGVKLAFTEMH
- a CDS encoding 2-hydroxyacid dehydrogenase; protein product: MTNTRRAVFLDHPSLDLGDLDLSPLRECFSDLQLFAQTLPGQVAERLQGATVAISNKILIDAAAMAANPDLKLILITATGTNNVDLAAARAQGITVCNCQGYGTPSVAQHTIMLLLNLATRLADYQTAVGEGRWQQAKQFCLLDYPIVELEGKTLGLLGHGELGGAVARLAEAFGMRVLLGQIPGRPARPDRLPLAELLPQIDALTLHCPLNEDTRHFIGARELASMKPGAFVVNTARGGLIDEQALADALRNGHLGGAATDVLSVEPPTQGNPLLAADIPRLIVTPHNAWGSVEARQRIVGQLRENAQAFFSGKALRVVS
- a CDS encoding class I SAM-dependent methyltransferase; the protein is MDPRSEVLLRQPEWFQGSLLLAGLPADDLLGRLPNAFGWCWHAGDQAALDARFEGRSDFGVNVPQREFDSAVVFLPKSKDLTDYILNAVASRLAGREVFLVGEKRSGIEGASKQLNPFGKPRKLDSARHCQLWQVTVANAPEAKSLESLAQTYELPLAEGPLKVISLPGVFSHGRLDRGSALLLEHLDKLPSGHLLDFGCGAGVLGAAVKRRYPHNQVTLLDVDAFAAASSRLTLAANGLEAEVLTGDGIDAAPMGLSAILSNPPFHVGVHTDYFATENLLRKAAKHLKNGGELRLVANSFLKYQPLIEEHLGVCAIKAEGNGFRIYRAKRG